The region CCTCCAACTGGGCCATTTCCCGCATTTCTGGGTCATTGCCGGATTCTTTGACAATTTGCCGAGCCCCTTTTAAATCCTCTTGGCTTCTTTTCCAAGTGTCGTAGGTATCAACGGTTTCTTCCAATGATGAGCGGGCTTTGGCCACCCGTTGCAATTCATCGGGGTTGGTGGCAATGTCCGGATCCGCCAGCATCCTAGTCAATTCCTGATAGGTCTGCTCCACAGAAGCTAGTTTGTCTAAGAGGTACGTTTCCGCCATGGTCTGCCTTGGGTCAAAATGCTCAGTCTTCTATTCTAACTCCCCCAAGACCCCCCTGCTTTCTCCCGCTGTATTGACCGCCCACTAATCAGTCCGCATCTTCAAATAAAAGCTCTTCCAGGATATGTTTTAGTTCGTCATTGTCGGGGTGTACCAACTCAATTTCCGTTTCACTAACGGCTTTAGCAAGGAACAACAAAGGGGCGAGGGGAGTGTAAATGCTATAGCGTTCTTCCTCGTGGTAAAAACTAGCCAAGAACTGCAACTCTTCCTCTTCCATTTCAGCGGCGGCATCGTTACCCTCAATTTCTAGGGTGAGAATATCTTCGTCTTCAATGGGGGGCAATTCACCGCTAACAGTGAGGGTGTAAGCAGTGTACTTCAATGACAAATCCAATTCCGCTAGTACAGCCTTGGCATCGGCAAAAATACGGCTAATTTCTTCTTGATCCTCTAGTAAAATTGCCTCGGCATCTTCTGTTTCTTCATCATCATCTTCCCAGGCAATAATCACCACTGGGATATCAACGGGCATCAATAATAAATATTGAGCTTCTTCTTCTTCAAGGGAATTTTCCACGTAGCAATCTAAGGCCCGCCCCGCTTCATCGTAGAGCGTTATGCTATCGCTTTCATCCGGTTCATTTTCTTGATTAAACAGATAAGCAGACATATAACTTAATAATATTATTGAGTATTAAGAGTATCACGGAAGAAGCAGATATTTAAGAAGGGAGCTTAATTAAAGTTTAGGTGATCTAGCCAATTGCTTTTTTCAATAGTGTTAACTCCGTTGATATCCGTAAGATTATATTGCAATGGGGTAATGGTGATGAAGTTATCTTGGCTGGCCTGCACGTCGGTGGGAATGCGACGGTTGAGGCGGAGATAGTCCGGTTGGGGAATTTCCTTTACCCTTTCCCCGGCTAGCCAGTAGTAGCGTTTTCCCCGGGGATCGTACCTTTCTTCGAAGGTTTCGCTATAGCGCTGTAATCCCTGGCGAGTGAGCTTAACTCCGGCAATCTGAGCCGCTGGCACCGCCGGAATATTGATGCTAAATAAAGTCGGTTCCGTCAATGGCGATCGCCAGAGATGCTGGACAAAACAATTGGCAAAGTCGGCGGCGGGCTGAAAATCCGTGGCGGTAAAACTGACCAAACTCAAAGCAATGCTCGGAATGCCCTCAATTAAACCTTCCATGGCGGCGGATACCGTGCCGGAATATAAAACGTCAGTGCCGAGGTTAGCACCGTGGTTAACCCCGGACAGGACAAAATCTGGATAGCGGGGCATCACCGCATGGAGGGCAAACTTTACACAATCGGCGGGGGTACCGGAACAGGACCAAGCCTTGATGCGGGGATCAAACACATCCTCCACCATGCCTGCTCGGATTGGTCGATGGAGGGTCAGGCCATGGCCTGTGGCCGATCTTTCCCGGTCAGGACAGACCACTGTGACTTGATGCCCGGCGGCGGCCAGGGTGTTGGCCAAGGTACGTACCCCTTGGGAAAAAATACCGTCATCGTTACTGACGAGGAGATTGAGGACCGGGGATGGGGTCATGGGACACCAAAGAATCGAGATTGTGCCTTTCAGCCTTAACGATATCAGGCTATGTCCCGCTTAAGCTCCGATTATTGCCAGCTAACTCCTTGGCTCCCTGGGGCCATAACTGGGAAGTATTTTGTTCCTTTGACCAATGGGGCGATCGGTCCCAAATGGACTAATCCTGCTTTCACAAGAAAAAATTTTTCTTTTTTAATGGTTTATTTTTCCCAATAAAACCTTTTTTTTACCTTTGGAAACCAACCGTAATCTGAGAAACTGTCTTGTTTTTTTTAAGAAATATTATTAATCTGAAATTCAAGGGAGGTTAATCAACGCCAATTATTATCTCGCATTATTAATCCTCCTTTATATATCTGGTTTAATTGGATTTGACTGGTCGTTATTGTCAAAATAACCAGCAAAAATTAAATTCAAGCTTAAAACCAAAATCTTACTTCGTAATTATTCGCCATGACTACTACCCAATTAGGATTACAGGAACAAAGCCTGTGGTCACGGTTCTGCCGTTGGATTACTAGCACTTCTAATCGCCTCTACATCGGTTGGTTTGGGGTGTTAATGATTCCCACTTTGCTGACCGCAACCACCTGTTTCATTATCGCTTTTGTCGCCGCTCCACCGGTGGATATTGATGGTATTCGGGAGCCCATTGCCGGTTCTTTACTGTATGGTAATAACATTATTACTGCCGCCGTAGTACCCAGTTCCAATGCTATTGGTTTGCACTTTTATCCCATTTGGGAAGCCTCTAGTCTCGATGAATGGCTCTATAACGGTGGCCCTTATCAACTGATTATTTTCCACTTTTTGATCGGAATTTTCTGTTATCTCGGTCGCCAATGGGAATTGTCCTACCGTTTGGGAATGCGCCCTTGGATTTGTGTCGCCTATAGCGCCCCCGTTGCTGCGGCTACCGCTACGTTATTGATCTATTCCATTGGTCAAGGTTCTTTCTCTGATGGTTTACCCCTGGGCATCAGTGGCACTTTTAATTTCATGTTGGTGCTGCAAGCGGAACATAATGTCTTGATGCATCCTTTCCACATGTTGGGCGTAGCTGGAGTGTTCGGTGGAGCTTTGTTTTCCGCCATGCACGGTTCCTTGGTAACTTCTTCGTTAACTAGGGAAACCACTGAAGTTGAATCCCAAAACCAAGGTTATAAATTTGGTCAAGAGGAAGAAACCTATAACATCGTCGCCGCCCATGGTTACTTTGGCCGTTTGATTTTCCAATATGCTTCCTTTAACAATAGCCGTGCCCTCCACTTTTTCCTTGGTGCTTGGCCCGTGATTGGGATTTGGTTTGCTGCCCTTGCCGTTTGTTGCTTTGCCTTCAATCTCAACGGTTTTAACTTCAACCAGTCAATTCTGGATGCCCAAGGTCGTCCCGTTGGTACCTGGGCCGATGTCATCAATCGAGCCAATATCGGTTTTGAGGTGATGCACGAACGTAACGTTCATAATTTCCCCTTGGATTTAGCTGCTGGTGATGCCCAAATAGTGGCCCTCAGCGCCCCCGTCATTCAAAGCTAATGCCATTGCCATAGTTGACCGTTGAATTTCGTTTCATTTGGTTAATCAAGGGCACTCTCGGAATGGAGTGCCTTTTTTCTTCCAAGGTTAAAGTTAAGTCAGTAAAGTTTAGGTCTATTTTCAGGGTGAAACGCAATGAATCAACTTAAAAACTGGGGTTTTTCCTCTGATTGGTGGCAAGGAAAAAAGGGGGAATATTGGGTACTGGGACAAACAATTCTCTCCCTCGGGTTTGTACTTTTGCCGGTTTATACTCCCACTAATTTTCCCTTGTTGGCTGAAAAAAATCAGTTAATTCTCTGGGGCGGAACTTTAGTTTTTGGCGCGATTGCGGCAGTTCTCCTCATTGGTGGCGGTCTGCATTTGGGTGAAAATTTGACTCCTTTACCCCATCCCAAACAAGATAGTCAATTGGTTACCACTGGGATTTACGGCATTGTGCGCCATCCCCTCTACGGTGGTGTGATTTTTCTGGCGATCGCCTATGGGTTTTGGCAATGGAGTTTGGCCCATTTAATTGGGGCAGTGGTGTTATTTGTATTTTTTAATCTCAAAGCTAACCGGGAAGAAATTTGGCTAGAAAACAAATTCAGCGACTATGGCAATTACCGAGGCCGGGTAAAAAAATTGATTCCTTGGCTTTATTAAGGGAATATCAAGGAAAATGACGAAGAAAAATTATGTGGGACGAAAGATTTAAGCAGTCAGAATACGTTTACGGTACGGAGCCCAATGAGTTTTTAGTCAGTGTGGCGGAGCAAATTTCCCCGGGCAAAGTTCTTTGCCTAGCGGAAGGGGAAGGGCGCAATGCTTGTTTTTTAGCAAGTTTGGGTTACCAAGTAACAGCGGTAGATCAATCCGCCGTTGGTTTAGCTAAGGCGCAAAAGTTAGCCCAGGCAAAAGGGGTAGAAATTACCACCATTCAGATTAATTTAGCCAATTTTGAAATTGTTGCCGATGCCTGGGAAGGTATTGTTTCTGTTTTCTGCCATTTACCTTCCAGTTTACGAAAACAACTTTATCCACGGGTTTATCAAGGCTTAAAATCCGGCGGGGTGTTCATTTTAGAAGGTTTTGCCCCGGAGCAATTGCAATATACAACCGGTGGTCCCAAGGATTTAGATCTACTCCCAGCCTTGACGGCTTTACAGGAAGAATTGTCCAGTTTTACTTATTTAACGGGCCACACTTTAGAGCGGCATTTAAACGAAGGTATTTACCACCAAGGCAAAGCGGCTCTAATCCAAGTATTGGCAAAAAAGTAATCCTGATTTAACCAGACCATTTCTATGCAATTAATTATTGTTCGTTGCCTTACTGTTTTCTTTTTAACTTTCTGCTTAATGGGTTTTAATTTCCAACCTACCCTGGCCGCAAGTTTACCCCCCTCCTTCAATTCTGAACTCAGTCCCCAGACCGAAACGGTAGACTTGGCGATCGAGCAGTTTTTAAATTCTCTGCCGGCAAACTATTACACAATTCGGACACCGGCAGCCCTGAAAAAACAGTTAGGTAAAGCCCAAATTATCCTAGTGGATGTTAGAGAAGTTAAAGAATATCAAGCTGGTCATATTCCCGGAATCATTAATATTCCCCTACGAACTTTAACCCATAATCTAGCCCAGATTCTTCCGGATAGCAAAGTTATTGTCTACTGCTCCACTGTCTATCGTTCAGCTATGGCGATAATGACTTTAAACCTTTTAGGTTATGAAAATGTTCTCGGTTTTCCTCCTAGTTTTACTGGCTGGCAAGCGGCGGGGGAAGTAATTGTAAAAACTTGACCAATCAAACTCAAAAAATATGCCTTTTTGCATAACCAAAACCATACTCTTAACAAAAATTTATTGTTATAATAAGAAAAGTAAAGGGAAGGGATTTTAAATCTTGCTCATCCCCCTTAAACCAGCAAATAAAGCTGACAGAAATTTTACTAGTATTATCAATTTTTCCATAGGAGATTTATGCCATGGTTACCAATATGGGCTCCATTGATCGTTTGATTCGTTTAGTTGTTGCTTCCGCATTACTCTATTTAGGCTTATTTCTCTACTCCGGCACCAGCTTAGGTTTGGGTCTTACTGCCGGAGGGGGATTGATGCTATTTTCCGCTACTTTTGGCTTCTGTGGGCTGTACAAATTACTCGGTATCAATACCAAGTAAGTAAGCTCAAGTAAACCCAATCATCTCAATACAGTGGTTACCCCTTTTAGTTGGCTCAATAAAGTCCTGAATATAACAATGGGCACTTGCAAGGTGAATGATTCTGGTGGTATCCGCTGTATTTTCTCATCAATTTTTACCATTCATTTGGATTAATTTAAATTATGAACAACTTCTCCGCCATCGACTCCCCCTCTTTTTCCCGTCGTCAATTACTAAATTTTCTCACCGGCACCACCGTTGCCGTTACGGCCAGTGCGGGACTGTACACCGTGGGAAAATTCCTCGTTCCCCCCGCCGAAAAAACTGGGGCTGGAGGGGGCATTATCGCTAAGGATGTTTTGGGCAACGCCATTCCCGCTTCCCAAATTTTGGCGGAAGCTCCCGGTACCAGGGCTTTGGTGGCTGGTCTAGCCGGTGACCCCACCTATCTAATTGTCAAAGAAGACGGTAGCCTTGACAGCATCGGCATTGTGGATGTCTGCACCCACCTGGGCTGTACTTTCCCCTGGAATAGCAACGATCAAGAATTTCAGTGTCCCTGCCATGGTTCCCGCTACCATCCTGACGGCTCTGTGGCCCGGGGGCCCGCTCCTTTACCACTGAAAATAGTGCAAGTGGCTGTGGTAGATGATCACATTTTGATTTCCCCCTGGACTGCATTGGATCCTCGCACAGGGGAAAAACCTTGGTGGGTTTGATAATTTTTGATTTTTGGCCAACAATCTTCAAAAGCTAAACTATTTTGGTTTTATTAACATATGTGGATTAGTGCCACCGTTGCGTATATTCATTACCTCAGTTTCATGGTTGCCTTCGGCGCTTTGGTCACAGAGGGTCTGACCTTGAAAAAAGAACCTACCCTGGAGGAGTCTTGGCGATTGGTCATTGCTGACAGTATCTATGGCTTGTCCGCCACGGCGGTGCTGGTTACAGGGGTTTTACGGGTGATGTATTTTGGCAAAGGCACTGATTACTACCTGAGTCATCATATTTTCTTTGCCAAGGTGGGGCTATTTATCTTGGTGGGGTTGCTTTCCCTCTATCCCACTTTCTCGTTTTTAATGTGGATTAAAACCCTGCGCGATCGCCAGGCTCCTGTGCTGGAGGAGGGCAAAGTATCTGTGTTGCAATGGTTGATTAGGGGAGAATTGGTCGGACTGGCCTTGATTCCCTTCACCGCGGCCCTACTGGCTAGGGGCTTTTAGAATCTTTAGGTGTTCGAGACCTTCAATTTCCTCCGCTGTATTGATCAATTCTGGGTGGGCGACCTTGGGTGGAACAGTGAGTTGATTTGGGAGCCACACCTTGAACCGAGTGCCCCGATCTAAGACACTTTCCACCTGAATTGAGCCCCTATGTAAATCCACACAGGTTTTGACAATACTTAACCCCAGACCCGTACCGTGGATATTGCCAACATTACTAGCCCGTTGAAAGGTCCGAAACAGTTTTGGTAAATCTTTGACAGGAATACCAATCCCCTGATCAATCACTTGGACTTGAACCCCGGCATTGACAACTGCGACACTAACTTCGACGGGATGTATGGGTAACGAATATTTGACGGCGTTGGATAGTAAATTGGTAAAGATAAACTTGATCAGCTTAGCGTCCATAAACACCGGCTCAGCCACTTTGTCGAAGCTAACGTTAATTTGATGATGGCGGCCAATACCTGCTTGAATTGCTTCAACAATATCTTTTATTACCAATCCCAGATTCATCAGTTCTGGCTGAAACTGTAGCCGACCCGACTCAACCCGGCCAATCAGCAAAACATCATCCAGCATTTGTTCTAAACGACGAATAGATGTGTAAATCCGTTGCAAATGTTTATCTTGTCGTTCTGGGTTAGTCCGTCCATCAAACGATGCTAATAATTCAGTTGAGGAAAAAATACTTGTTAAAGGAGTTCTAAACTCATGGGATACCATCGAAACAAAACTAGTTTTTAAGCTATTAATTTCTTGTTCTCGTTGGAGTGTTTGGGCCACTTGCTCCTCGTGA is a window of Synechocystis sp. PCC 7338 DNA encoding:
- a CDS encoding DUF3727 domain-containing protein, with the protein product MSAYLFNQENEPDESDSITLYDEAGRALDCYVENSLEEEEAQYLLLMPVDIPVVIIAWEDDDEETEDAEAILLEDQEEISRIFADAKAVLAELDLSLKYTAYTLTVSGELPPIEDEDILTLEIEGNDAAAEMEEEELQFLASFYHEEERYSIYTPLAPLLFLAKAVSETEIELVHPDNDELKHILEELLFEDAD
- the surE gene encoding 5'/3'-nucleotidase SurE; protein product: MTPSPVLNLLVSNDDGIFSQGVRTLANTLAAAGHQVTVVCPDRERSATGHGLTLHRPIRAGMVEDVFDPRIKAWSCSGTPADCVKFALHAVMPRYPDFVLSGVNHGANLGTDVLYSGTVSAAMEGLIEGIPSIALSLVSFTATDFQPAADFANCFVQHLWRSPLTEPTLFSINIPAVPAAQIAGVKLTRQGLQRYSETFEERYDPRGKRYYWLAGERVKEIPQPDYLRLNRRIPTDVQASQDNFITITPLQYNLTDINGVNTIEKSNWLDHLNFN
- the psbA gene encoding photosystem II q(b) protein, with the protein product MTTTQLGLQEQSLWSRFCRWITSTSNRLYIGWFGVLMIPTLLTATTCFIIAFVAAPPVDIDGIREPIAGSLLYGNNIITAAVVPSSNAIGLHFYPIWEASSLDEWLYNGGPYQLIIFHFLIGIFCYLGRQWELSYRLGMRPWICVAYSAPVAAATATLLIYSIGQGSFSDGLPLGISGTFNFMLVLQAEHNVLMHPFHMLGVAGVFGGALFSAMHGSLVTSSLTRETTEVESQNQGYKFGQEEETYNIVAAHGYFGRLIFQYASFNNSRALHFFLGAWPVIGIWFAALAVCCFAFNLNGFNFNQSILDAQGRPVGTWADVINRANIGFEVMHERNVHNFPLDLAAGDAQIVALSAPVIQS
- a CDS encoding isoprenylcysteine carboxylmethyltransferase family protein, with the translated sequence MNQLKNWGFSSDWWQGKKGEYWVLGQTILSLGFVLLPVYTPTNFPLLAEKNQLILWGGTLVFGAIAAVLLIGGGLHLGENLTPLPHPKQDSQLVTTGIYGIVRHPLYGGVIFLAIAYGFWQWSLAHLIGAVVLFVFFNLKANREEIWLENKFSDYGNYRGRVKKLIPWLY
- a CDS encoding class I SAM-dependent methyltransferase, with the translated sequence MWDERFKQSEYVYGTEPNEFLVSVAEQISPGKVLCLAEGEGRNACFLASLGYQVTAVDQSAVGLAKAQKLAQAKGVEITTIQINLANFEIVADAWEGIVSVFCHLPSSLRKQLYPRVYQGLKSGGVFILEGFAPEQLQYTTGGPKDLDLLPALTALQEELSSFTYLTGHTLERHLNEGIYHQGKAALIQVLAKK
- a CDS encoding rhodanese-like domain-containing protein, which translates into the protein MQLIIVRCLTVFFLTFCLMGFNFQPTLAASLPPSFNSELSPQTETVDLAIEQFLNSLPANYYTIRTPAALKKQLGKAQIILVDVREVKEYQAGHIPGIINIPLRTLTHNLAQILPDSKVIVYCSTVYRSAMAIMTLNLLGYENVLGFPPSFTGWQAAGEVIVKT
- a CDS encoding DUF2892 domain-containing protein; its protein translation is MVTNMGSIDRLIRLVVASALLYLGLFLYSGTSLGLGLTAGGGLMLFSATFGFCGLYKLLGINTK
- the petC gene encoding cytochrome b6-f complex iron-sulfur subunit, with the translated sequence MNNFSAIDSPSFSRRQLLNFLTGTTVAVTASAGLYTVGKFLVPPAEKTGAGGGIIAKDVLGNAIPASQILAEAPGTRALVAGLAGDPTYLIVKEDGSLDSIGIVDVCTHLGCTFPWNSNDQEFQCPCHGSRYHPDGSVARGPAPLPLKIVQVAVVDDHILISPWTALDPRTGEKPWWV
- a CDS encoding DUF2214 family protein is translated as MWISATVAYIHYLSFMVAFGALVTEGLTLKKEPTLEESWRLVIADSIYGLSATAVLVTGVLRVMYFGKGTDYYLSHHIFFAKVGLFILVGLLSLYPTFSFLMWIKTLRDRQAPVLEEGKVSVLQWLIRGELVGLALIPFTAALLARGF